The nucleotide sequence GCGCGCGCGCGGATCGCGACGGCGTGCTCGCGGCGATCGACGGCGAGAACGCGGAGTTCATGCGCCGCTACGGATTACCGGAGAAGCAAGGATGAAAGTCGAAACGGTCACGCTCGAAGGCAGATATGTGCGTCTCGTTCCGTTGGAGATGGCGCATGCCGACGGCATCGCGTCGGTCGTCGATGCGTCGTTGACGCAGTATTTCCCCAAGCCGTTCCGCTCGATCGACGACGTGCACGGCATGATCGCCGACGCGCTGAAGATGCGCGATGCAGGCACGGCCTTGCCGTTCACGACGATCGACATCGCGACGGGACGCATCGTCGGCGGTTCGCGCTTCGCCAATATCCGCACCCACGACAAGGTGGCGGAGATCGGCTTCACCTATGTCGGGCGCGATTTCCAGCGCTCGCCCGTCAACACCGAAGCGAAGATCCTGATGCTGCGCCACGCTTTCGAGACGTGGAAAGCGAATCGCGTCGAGTTCAAGACCGATTCGCTGAACGTGCAGTCGCGCACGGCATTGACGCGGCTGGGCGCCGTCGAGGAAGGCACCTTCCGCAATCACATGCTGATGGAAGGCGGGCGCCTGCGCCATTCGGTGTGGTTCTCGATCATTCCCGACGAATGGCCCGCGATCCGCGCGCGCCTGGAATCGCGTCTGGCGCAAGGGGGCTTCAAGCCATGAGCGAATTGGAACTGCCGATCTATCAGGTCGACGCTTTCGCCGACCGTCTGTTCGCGGGCAATCCCGCCGCCGTCGTGCCGTTGAAAACATGGCTGCCCGACGCGACGATGCAAACCATCGCGGCGGAGAACAATCTTTCCGAGACC is from Alphaproteobacteria bacterium and encodes:
- a CDS encoding GNAT family N-acetyltransferase codes for the protein MKVETVTLEGRYVRLVPLEMAHADGIASVVDASLTQYFPKPFRSIDDVHGMIADALKMRDAGTALPFTTIDIATGRIVGGSRFANIRTHDKVAEIGFTYVGRDFQRSPVNTEAKILMLRHAFETWKANRVEFKTDSLNVQSRTALTRLGAVEEGTFRNHMLMEGGRLRHSVWFSIIPDEWPAIRARLESRLAQGGFKP